A single region of the Vicia villosa cultivar HV-30 ecotype Madison, WI linkage group LG4, Vvil1.0, whole genome shotgun sequence genome encodes:
- the LOC131596210 gene encoding uncharacterized protein LOC131596210: MVATVNQMSFIVLAFGVVSFLLGVIGENKKPAAGKPVLNDDGVSVTCQYPYDPTVVLGFLSAAFLIASTVVGYISLFYPYNGKLVPQGTLLKHTPFTIFFNISLFTAGLAAMFILWPTITEHIHLTRNVHHDVNYECPTAKTGLLGGGAFLSLDSSLLWLVALMLAGNAREDYFEQEGNKREFEADVSA, encoded by the exons ATGGTAGCCACGGTTAACCAAATGTCTTTCATTGTGTTAGCCTTTGGCGTCGTGTCATTCCTTTTAGGGGTTATTGGAGAAAACAAGAAG CCTGCAGCTGGAAAACCAGTACTTAACGATGATGGTGTTTCCGTTACGTGCCAATATCCATATGATCCAACGGTTGTTTTAGGGTTTCTTTCTGCGGCCTTTCTTATCGCATCCACCGTGGTTGGGTATATCTCTCTATTTTACCCTTACAATGGAAAGCTTGTTCCACAAGGAACTTTATTAAAACATACTCCTTTCACAATATTCTTCAACATCTCATT GTTTACTGCTGGATTAGCTGCAATGTTCATATTATGGCCAACGATCACCGAACACATTCACTTGACTCGCAATGTGCATCACGATGTTAACTACGAATGTCCTACGGCTAAAACGGGTCTACTTGGAGGTGGTGCGTTTTTATCTCTTGATTCGTCTCTTCTTTGGTTGGTTGCACTTATGCTAGCTGGGAATGCTCGCGAGGATTATTTTGAACAAGAAGGAAACAAAAGGGAGTTTGAAGCTGATGTAAGCGCTTGA
- the LOC131596209 gene encoding pentatricopeptide repeat-containing protein At5g55840 — MDKSIYTFLTIHRWESLNRMNYRLGSLRPVHGMLALKFLNWVIKQPNLELNHLTHIISTTTHILVRARMYSFAKTTLKHMLHMPIGFNNVFSALMETYPFCHSNPAVFDLLIRVCLRENMVGDAVQTFHLMGSRGFNPSVYTCNMVLGSLVKEKDQKVDFFWSFFKEMLANGVSPNVATFNILLNALCGRSKFKSAAFLLRKMEETGHFPTAVTYNTLLNWYCKKGRYKEASELIDSMVSKGISADVCTYNMLIDSLCRKGRSAKGYLILKRMRKSMVYPNVVTYNTLINGFVKEGKIGVATKVFEEMSSCNLSPNNITYNTLLFGYCSNGNIEEALRLFDVMVSHGLRPDEVTYGALLNGISKHGEFGLVSSILERMRMNGVVVSHISYTAMIDGLCKNGLLEEAVQLLEDMLKVSVSPDVVTFSALINGFLKAGKINNAKEIMCKMYKAGLAPNSTLYSTLIYNYCKMGNLNEALNAYAVMNHSGHVSDHFTCNVLVATFCRSKRLEEAEYFVDHMRRMGLDPDSVTFDCIIDSYGNSGDALKAFAMFDKMNSLGHLPSQSTYEGLLKGLLIGGHINEAKIYLRGLSNIPYAIGNLFYNTMLTLTSRSGNLSDAVTLLDEMVMNNFVPDSFTYTSLIAGLCRKGKMVPALLLSGRAIEKGLLSPNHAMYTSLVDGLLKEGHSKVALYIFEDMLNKGVLPDTIAFNVLLDRYSRKGEMSKVNDVLSTMRSRSLSFNLATYNILLHGYSKRHDMARCSQLYNKMIRHGCAPDRLTWHSLILGFSKSGSLDVAVKLLRKITVEGIKADCFTLNMLVSRFCERNEIKTAFDLVKRMSMLGVTPNVDTYNALFNGFIRICAFDEAHCILHALLENSYAPTCKQFTSLIKGMCRMGNIKGAMELTHEMETLGVGSQGVAMSAIIRGLARSRKTDNAVNVLDIMLEMRIIPTVATFTTLMHTYFKEANVAKALELRSVMEQCHVKLDVAAYNVLISGLCANGDVQAAFKLYEEMKLRDLWPNTSIYIVLIDSFCAGNYHVESEELLRDLQTRELMSLDLCGGTERLKELLMIARKELIRARYKTRRKYGRTPVVSPEGN, encoded by the exons aTGGACAAGAGTATTTATACATTCTTAACTATACACCGTTGGGAGTCCCTTAATCGTATGAATTATAGATTAGGTTCTCTTAGACCTGTTCATGGAATGTTAGCTTTGAAATTCCTCAATTGGGTCATCAAACAACCTAATTTGGAGTTGAATCACTTGACTCATATCATTTCCACTACCACCCATATACTTGTTAGAGCTAGAATGTATAGTTTTGCCAAAACAACATTGAAACATATGTTGCATATGCCTATTGGTTTCAACAATGTTTTTAGTGCTTTGATGGAGACATACCCTTTTTGTCATTCAAATCCTGCTGTTTTTGACCTGCTCATTAGGGTTTGTTTAAGGGAGAACATGGTTGGAGATGCTGTTCAGACTTTTCACTTAATGGGTTCTCGAGGGTTCAACCCGTCTGTGTACACTTGTAACATGGTGCTAGGTTCATTGGTGAAGGAGAAGGACCAGAAAGTTGATTTCTTTTGgtcatttttcaaagaaatgctTGCCAACGGGGTTTCTCCTAATGTTGCCACTTTCAATATATTGTTGAATGCTTTGTGTGGACGTAGCAAGTTTAAAAGCGCTGCATTTCTCTTGAGGAAAATGGAAGAAACCGGTCATTTTCCAACTGCGGTCACTTACAATACTTTGCTTAATTGGTATTGTAAGAAAGGAAGGTATAAGGAAGCTTCCGAGCTTATTGACTCCATGGTATCTAAGGGTATTTCGGCTGATGTTTGTACATATAATATGTTGATAGATAGTTTGTGTAGAAAAGGTAGGAGTGCAAAAGGTTATTTGATATTGAAAAGGATGAGGAAGAGTATGGTGTACCCTAATGTGGTCACATATAATACCCTTATTAATGGGTTTGTTAAGGAGGGGAAGATTGGAGTTGCTACAAAAGTTTTTGAGGAGATGTCGTCATGTAACTTGTCACCAAACAATATTACTTACAATACTTTGCTTTTCGGTTACTGTAGCAACGGCAACATTGAGGAAGCCTTGAGACTTTTTGATGTGATGGTTTCACATGGTTTGAGACCTGATGAAGTGACATATGGGGCTCTTTTAAATGGGATATCCAAGCATGGTGAATTTGGATTGGTTTCCAGTATTCTTGAGAGAATGAGGATGAATGGTGTTGTAGTTAGTCATATTAGTTATACAGCAATGATCGATGGATTGTGTAAGAACGGTCTGCTTGAAGAAGCTGTACAGTTGCTGGAGGATATGCTAAAAGTTTCTGTCAGTCCTGATGTTGTTACATTTTCGGCACTCATTAATGGATTTCTTAAGGCGGGGAAGATAAATAACGCAAAGGAGATAATGTGTAAAATGTACAAAGCGGGACTTGCGCCAAACAGCACTTTGTATTCAACATTGATCTACAACTACTGCAAGATGGGAAACCTAAACGAGGCGTTAAATGCTTATGCAGTTATGAACCACAGTGGTCATGTTTCAGATCACTTTACATGTAATGTGTTGGTTGCCACTTTTTGTAGATCCAAAAGACTTGAAGAAGCCGAGTATTTTGTGGACCACATGAGAAGGATGGGTCTCGATCCCGACTCTGTTACTTTTGATTGCATTATAGATAGTTATGGAAATTCTGGTGACGCATTAAAAGCGTTCGCTATGTTTGATAAAATGAATAGTCTAGGCCATTTACCAAGTCAGTCCACGTATGAGGGTCTATTGAAGGGACTTCTTATTGGCGGACATATTAACGAAGCCAAAATATATCTGCGTGGACTTAGTAACATTCCTTATGCCATTGGTAATCTTTTCTACAACACGATGCTTACTTTGACATCAAGATCAGGAAATTTATCGGATGCAGTTACCCTTCTGGATGAGATGGTTATGAATAATTTTGTGCCTGACAGCTTTACGTACACCAGTCTTATTGCAGGACTATGCAGGAAGGGTAAAATGGTCCCTGCACTTCTTTTGTCAGGAAGGGCAATTGAAAAAGGATTATTATCTCCAAACCATGCAATGTACACTAGTTTAGTTGATGGTCTTCTTAAGGAAGGACATTCAAAAGTTGCTTTATATATTTTTGAAGATATGTTGAACAAAGGTGTTCTCCCTGATACTATTGCATTCAATGTTCTCTTGGATCGATACTCACGGAAGGGAGAAATGTCGAAGGTAAATGATGTCCTTTCAACAATGAGGAGTAGAAGTTTAAGCTTCAACTTGGCTACTTACAACATTCTCTTGCATGGATATTCAAAGAGGCATGACATGGCAAGATGTTCTCAGTTATACAATAAGATGATCAGGCATGGTTGTGCGCCTGATAGGTTAACATGGCATTCTCTTATTCTTGGATTTTCGAAATCTGGATCATTAGATGTCGCTGTAAAACTTCTAAGAAAGATAACAGTTGAAGGTATCAAAGCTGATTGTTTTACATTAAACATGCTTGTTAGTAGGTTCTGTGAACGGAATGAGATAAAAACGGCTTTCGATCTGGTAAAACGAATGAGTATGTTAGGAGTTACTCCTAATGTTGATACATACAATGCCCTTTTTAATGGATTTATTAGAATTTGTGCTTTTGATGAAGCTCATTGTATTTTGCATGCCTTGTTGGAAAATAGTTATGCTCCTACATGTAAACAATTTACCTCGTTAATTAAGGGCATGTGTAGAATGGGAAATATAAAAGGAGCAATGGAGCTGACACATGAAATGGAAACACTCGGGGTCGGCTCCCAAGGTGTTGCTATGAGCGCTATTATTAGAGGGCTTGCACGTTCAAGGAAAACTGACAATGCTGTTAACGTTCTTGATATCATGCTTGAGATGCGAATCATTCCAACTGTTGCTACTTTCACGACATTAATGCACACCTATTTCAAAGAAGCTAATGTTGCCAAGGCATTGGAATTGAGGAGTGTAATGGAACAGTGTCATGTGAAGCTTGATGTTGCTGCATACAACGTTCTTATATCTGGCCTTTGTGCCAATGGTGATGTTCAAGCTGCTTTTAAACTTTATGAAGAGATGAAACTAAGAGATCTCTGGCCTAATACTTCTATATACATAGTTCTTATTGATTCATTTTGTGCCGGAAATTATCACGTTGAAAGCGAAGAGCTATTGAGGGATTTACAGACCAGGGAATTGATGTCTTTAGATTTGTGTGGAGGCACTGAAAGACTGAAAGAACTGTTGATGATTGCAAGGAAAGAATTAATTCGTGCGAGGTACAAAACAAGAAGAAAATACG GAAGAACACCGGTCGTATCTCCAGAGGGAAACTAG